Proteins from a genomic interval of Prochlorothrix hollandica PCC 9006 = CALU 1027:
- a CDS encoding ROK family protein: MLKSVPAPVIGVDLGGTAIKLGCFQPDGTLVAERQVPTPQPSTPEAVVAAMAAAIADLDPQNHVKTIGVGTPGPADAQGRIARVAINLAGWQDVPLADWLESQTQRSVIIANDANCAGLGEAWLGSGRSFQDLILLTLGTGVGGAIILKGELFVGRDGTAAELGLITLNPDGPACNSGNQGSLEQYGSIQAIERRTGMEPALLGARAQAGDPEAIAFWQAYGRELAAGIASLVYVLTPEAVIIGGGISASAPFFLPALEAELQRRVLPSSRQGLQLRVAELGNRAGMVGAAKLALVHQGLG, from the coding sequence ATGCTTAAGTCTGTCCCTGCCCCCGTGATTGGTGTTGATTTGGGGGGAACTGCCATCAAATTGGGTTGTTTCCAGCCTGACGGAACCCTAGTGGCGGAACGTCAAGTGCCCACCCCCCAGCCCAGTACCCCGGAAGCGGTGGTGGCGGCCATGGCGGCGGCGATCGCCGATTTGGATCCCCAGAACCACGTCAAAACCATTGGGGTGGGGACCCCCGGTCCTGCGGATGCCCAGGGGCGTATAGCTAGAGTGGCCATTAACTTAGCAGGCTGGCAGGATGTGCCCCTGGCAGACTGGCTAGAGTCCCAAACCCAGCGATCGGTGATCATTGCCAATGATGCCAACTGTGCCGGGTTGGGGGAGGCGTGGTTAGGCTCCGGTCGATCGTTCCAGGATCTGATTCTCCTGACCCTGGGCACGGGGGTGGGGGGAGCCATTATTCTCAAGGGTGAATTATTTGTGGGGCGCGATGGCACGGCGGCGGAATTGGGGTTAATCACCCTTAATCCTGATGGGCCGGCCTGCAATAGCGGCAATCAGGGTTCCCTGGAGCAATATGGGTCGATCCAGGCCATTGAGCGCCGCACGGGAATGGAGCCAGCCCTGTTGGGTGCCCGTGCCCAGGCGGGGGATCCGGAGGCGATCGCCTTTTGGCAAGCCTATGGTCGGGAGTTAGCAGCGGGCATTGCCAGTTTGGTCTATGTCCTGACCCCAGAAGCGGTGATTATTGGGGGCGGTATTAGCGCCAGTGCCCCCTTCTTTCTGCCGGCCCTGGAAGCGGAATTGCAGCGGCGGGTCTTGCCCAGTTCGCGTCAAGGGTTGCAACTGCGGGTGGCGGAACTTGGGAACCGGGCGGGGATGGTGGGGGCGGCGAAGCTAGCCTTGGTCCACCAGGGGCTTGGCTAG
- a CDS encoding DUF3172 domain-containing protein, which produces MARRSRPSPSRYDYDSPPGRSETPSSSPFNAKSLAVLGGVFILGIGIGIAFSSTANFSPENVASREVIDRAAPNPELCAQFGASAIAVDMRMFVTFNPFNAYVAQPTLQPACVLRSNNWTILEQRDLVSSQDVRECKNRMNTFGFIGALESSPEVDCVYQNDAAKNLFLEPGMEGLPETERF; this is translated from the coding sequence ATGGCCCGTCGCTCCCGCCCCAGCCCATCCCGCTACGATTACGATTCCCCCCCAGGACGGTCTGAAACCCCATCCTCCTCCCCCTTCAACGCCAAATCCTTGGCCGTTTTAGGAGGGGTTTTTATCCTGGGCATTGGCATTGGCATTGCCTTTAGTTCTACCGCCAACTTCAGCCCGGAGAACGTCGCAAGCCGCGAGGTGATCGATCGAGCCGCCCCCAACCCCGAACTTTGCGCCCAATTTGGGGCCAGCGCCATTGCCGTGGATATGCGCATGTTTGTGACCTTCAACCCCTTCAATGCCTATGTAGCCCAGCCCACCCTACAACCCGCGTGCGTCCTCCGCAGCAATAACTGGACAATCCTAGAGCAGCGGGATCTGGTGTCCAGTCAAGATGTTCGGGAATGCAAAAATCGGATGAATACCTTTGGCTTTATCGGTGCCTTAGAAAGCTCACCAGAGGTGGATTGTGTCTATCAAAATGATGCCGCCAAAAACCTATTCTTGGAACCGGGCATGGAAGGTTTACCCGAAACCGAGCGTTTTTAA
- a CDS encoding DnaJ C-terminal domain-containing protein — protein sequence MATTDFKDYYSVLGVARSASGDDIKQAFRRLARKYHPDMNPGDKVAEGRFKEVSEAYEVLSDTDKRRKYDQFGKYWKQMGQPSGGGTGWPGGAGMGFEDAEFGRFNTFEEFVNDLLGRFNTPGSGSPGGNSGYSSYRPPSGSSGFGFNDFANGTTGSSKGRSPQSLDREANLTLTLSEAFHGVEKRLSITGETIDVRIPAGVTPGKKVRLRGKGQSNPYATQQRGDLYLVIDLQDHSFFTLDEDNLICEVPLAPDEAVLGTQLEVPTPDGLVKVNVPAGVRSGQSLRLRGKGWPTKNGRGDQMVRLVITPPKSLTPTEQDYYEKLRDSRSYDPRSTLQGITL from the coding sequence ATGGCGACCACGGATTTTAAGGACTACTACAGCGTATTAGGGGTCGCTCGATCGGCCAGCGGAGATGACATTAAACAAGCCTTTCGTCGCCTTGCCCGTAAATATCACCCGGATATGAATCCTGGTGACAAGGTCGCTGAGGGCCGGTTTAAGGAAGTGAGTGAAGCCTATGAGGTGTTGTCCGACACCGATAAACGCCGTAAATATGACCAATTTGGCAAGTATTGGAAGCAAATGGGTCAACCCAGCGGCGGCGGAACCGGTTGGCCCGGTGGCGCAGGGATGGGGTTTGAGGATGCGGAATTTGGGCGCTTTAATACCTTTGAAGAATTTGTGAATGACCTCTTAGGACGTTTTAATACCCCAGGTTCTGGGAGTCCTGGGGGCAATAGCGGTTATTCCTCCTATCGCCCTCCATCGGGGAGCAGTGGCTTTGGTTTTAATGACTTTGCCAATGGGACAACGGGATCTAGCAAAGGTCGCTCCCCCCAATCCCTCGATCGCGAAGCCAACTTAACGTTAACCCTCAGTGAAGCCTTCCATGGGGTAGAAAAGCGTCTTAGCATTACCGGGGAAACCATTGATGTGCGGATCCCTGCCGGTGTCACGCCCGGTAAAAAGGTGCGTCTGCGGGGTAAGGGCCAATCCAATCCCTATGCCACCCAGCAGCGGGGGGATTTATACCTGGTGATTGATCTCCAGGATCACAGCTTTTTTACGTTGGACGAGGACAATTTAATTTGCGAGGTTCCCCTGGCCCCCGATGAAGCTGTGTTGGGAACCCAGCTTGAAGTCCCGACTCCCGATGGACTCGTGAAGGTTAATGTCCCGGCAGGGGTGCGATCGGGGCAGTCTTTGCGGTTACGGGGCAAGGGTTGGCCCACGAAAAACGGTCGAGGGGATCAAATGGTGCGCCTGGTGATTACCCCGCCCAAAAGTCTGACTCCGACGGAGCAGGACTATTATGAGAAACTGCGAGACAGTCGCAGCTATGACCCCCGCAGCACCCTTCAGGGCATTACCCTTTAG
- the prmA gene encoding 50S ribosomal protein L11 methyltransferase: MVNSWWHIQVLADPILEDLIFWRLDNFGCQGVAGEVKASQYLAHTYLSQDKAHTLDLAALALLLRQDAITLGYPAPQIQWSLIEEEDWSSTWKVHWQPQPIGDRFLVYPAWLEPPEASDRIILRLDPGLAFGTGYHPTTQLCLEALEMRVSDDSPDLMVADIGCGSGILSIGAVQLGAKQVYGVDVDPLAVKAARSNRDLNQIDKHQLVVGLGSVEALTALGDKSIYFDGIICNILAEVILDLIPGMTAIVKPNSWGILSGILLEQAKPIADTLEQNGWTVATLWRRKDWCCFNIRRSQ, translated from the coding sequence TTGGTCAATAGTTGGTGGCATATTCAGGTTTTGGCGGATCCAATCCTGGAAGACTTAATTTTTTGGCGCTTAGATAACTTCGGGTGTCAGGGGGTGGCTGGGGAAGTTAAGGCTTCCCAATATTTGGCGCATACCTACTTGTCCCAAGACAAAGCCCATACCCTAGATTTGGCAGCTCTGGCGTTGTTGCTGCGCCAAGATGCCATTACCTTGGGTTATCCTGCACCCCAAATTCAATGGAGCCTCATTGAGGAAGAAGACTGGTCTAGTACCTGGAAAGTCCATTGGCAACCTCAACCCATTGGCGATCGCTTCCTAGTCTACCCTGCCTGGTTGGAACCCCCGGAGGCTAGCGATCGCATTATCCTGCGTCTGGATCCCGGATTGGCCTTTGGTACGGGCTATCATCCCACGACCCAACTCTGCCTAGAAGCCCTAGAAATGCGGGTGTCTGACGATTCCCCTGACCTGATGGTGGCTGACATTGGTTGTGGGTCTGGCATTTTATCCATTGGGGCCGTGCAGTTGGGGGCCAAACAGGTCTATGGGGTGGATGTGGATCCCCTGGCCGTGAAAGCAGCCCGCAGTAATCGCGATCTCAATCAGATCGATAAGCACCAGTTAGTGGTTGGGTTGGGGAGCGTCGAGGCATTAACCGCCTTGGGGGACAAGTCCATCTACTTTGATGGCATTATCTGTAATATTTTGGCGGAAGTGATTCTGGATTTAATTCCGGGCATGACGGCCATTGTCAAACCCAATTCCTGGGGAATTCTCAGTGGTATTTTGTTGGAACAGGCTAAACCCATTGCCGATACCCTGGAACAGAATGGCTGGACTGTGGCAACGCTGTGGCGGCGCAAAGACTGGTGTTGCTTTAATATTCGCCGTAGTCAGTAG
- the ndhI gene encoding NAD(P)H-quinone oxidoreductase subunit I → MLKFLKQVGDYAKESIQAAKYIGQGLSVTFDHMRRRPISVLYPYEKLIPSERYRGRIHFEFDKCISCEVCVRVCPINLPVVDWEFNKDIKKKQLKHYSIDFGVCIFCGNCVEYCPTNCLSMTEEYELATYDRHDLNYDNVALGRLPYKVTDDPMVTALREFAYLPKGEVDPHDLDPKRGRAGQRPEDIVAAAQSD, encoded by the coding sequence ATGCTTAAGTTCCTGAAGCAGGTGGGAGACTACGCCAAAGAAAGCATACAAGCGGCTAAATACATTGGCCAAGGCTTGTCTGTCACCTTTGACCATATGCGTCGCCGTCCCATTAGCGTTCTCTATCCCTACGAAAAGTTAATCCCCTCGGAACGCTACCGGGGCCGGATTCACTTTGAGTTTGACAAGTGTATTTCCTGCGAGGTCTGTGTCCGGGTTTGCCCCATTAACTTACCCGTGGTGGACTGGGAATTTAATAAGGACATCAAGAAAAAGCAACTGAAGCATTACAGCATTGACTTTGGGGTTTGCATTTTTTGTGGCAACTGTGTGGAATATTGCCCCACCAATTGCCTATCGATGACTGAAGAATATGAATTGGCCACCTACGATCGCCATGATCTCAACTACGATAACGTGGCCTTGGGACGCTTACCCTACAAGGTCACTGATGACCCCATGGTGACAGCGCTGCGGGAGTTCGCTTACTTACCCAAGGGTGAGGTTGATCCCCACGATCTCGATCCAAAACGAGGACGGGCAGGACAACGACCTGAGGATATTGTGGCAGCAGCCCAATCTGACTAA
- a CDS encoding NADH-quinone oxidoreductase subunit J, with product MNLAEGVQLASFVTLAALMLLAALGVVLSSNIVYSAFLLGGVFMTISGLYLLLNASFVAAAQLLIYVGAVNVLILFAIMLVNKGEQFKPLPYMWLRRGVTAFVCGGLFVLLSTMVITTPWSLSTGIPIGDGAIYVIAQHFFSDFLLPFELASVLLLVALIGAIVLARREFFGELPNVLESTDDLRLPERPRELVGSGKD from the coding sequence GTGAACCTGGCTGAAGGCGTTCAACTAGCTTCGTTTGTTACCCTAGCTGCCCTCATGCTGCTGGCAGCCCTAGGGGTAGTGCTCAGCTCTAATATTGTCTATTCCGCCTTTCTATTGGGAGGCGTATTTATGACCATTTCAGGGTTATATCTGCTCCTCAATGCCAGCTTTGTCGCCGCCGCCCAGCTCCTCATCTACGTGGGAGCCGTTAACGTGCTGATTCTATTCGCCATCATGCTGGTCAATAAGGGGGAACAATTCAAACCCCTACCCTATATGTGGCTACGGCGAGGGGTGACAGCCTTTGTCTGTGGGGGTCTCTTTGTCCTCCTCAGCACCATGGTTATCACCACCCCCTGGAGTCTATCGACCGGCATACCCATAGGTGATGGTGCCATCTATGTCATTGCCCAGCATTTCTTTAGCGACTTTCTGTTGCCCTTTGAATTGGCATCAGTGCTGCTGTTGGTGGCCTTGATTGGGGCGATCGTCCTGGCACGGCGGGAATTCTTTGGGGAATTACCCAACGTTCTGGAGTCCACCGATGATTTGCGCTTGCCTGAGCGTCCCAGGGAATTAGTGGGTTCCGGCAAGGACTAA
- the nuoK gene encoding NADH-quinone oxidoreductase subunit NuoK: MYLQYFLLLAAALFCIGIYGLVTSRNAVRVLMSIELMLNAVNINLMAFSNYLDGEVIKGQIFTVFVITVAAAEAAVGLAILLAIYRNRDTVDMEQFNLLKW; encoded by the coding sequence ATGTATTTGCAATATTTCTTACTCTTGGCCGCAGCCCTGTTCTGTATTGGTATCTATGGTTTAGTTACCAGTCGTAACGCGGTGCGGGTCTTGATGTCCATTGAGTTAATGCTCAATGCGGTCAATATTAATCTGATGGCTTTTTCTAACTATTTAGATGGAGAAGTCATTAAGGGTCAGATTTTCACCGTTTTTGTGATCACGGTGGCGGCGGCAGAGGCGGCGGTAGGACTAGCCATTCTGCTAGCGATTTACCGTAACCGCGATACGGTGGACATGGAGCAATTTAACCTGCTGAAGTGGTAA
- the nuoH gene encoding NADH-quinone oxidoreductase subunit NuoH translates to MNSGIDLQGSFIQSIVELGLPADVAKALWMPLPMLLMIMVATVGVLIAVWLERKISAAVQQRIGPEYAGPLGVLQPVVDGLKLIFKEDIIPGQADPLLFTLGPVLVVIPVFLSYLIVPFGQNLIITNIGVGIFLWIALSSIQPIGLLMAGYASNNKYALLGGLRAAAQSISYEIPLALAVLAVVMMSNSLSTVDIVQQQSGYGILGWNIWRQPAGFLIFWISALAECERLPFDLPEAEEELVAGYQTEYSGMKFGLFYVGSYVNLILSALLVAILYLGGWESPVPLDRLADWIGVSAANPILQIVTAALGITMTLIKTYALVFIAILLRWTLPRVRIDQLLDLGWKFLLPVSLVNLLLTAALKITFPVAFGG, encoded by the coding sequence ATGAACTCGGGAATTGATTTACAGGGAAGTTTTATTCAGTCGATCGTAGAACTCGGCTTACCGGCTGATGTGGCAAAAGCCCTCTGGATGCCCCTGCCCATGTTGCTGATGATTATGGTGGCTACGGTGGGGGTGCTGATCGCAGTCTGGCTAGAACGGAAGATTTCGGCAGCCGTCCAACAACGCATTGGTCCCGAATATGCAGGTCCCCTAGGGGTTCTTCAACCGGTGGTTGATGGGCTGAAGCTAATCTTCAAAGAAGACATTATCCCCGGTCAGGCCGATCCCCTCCTCTTCACCCTGGGACCGGTGCTGGTGGTCATCCCGGTGTTTCTGTCTTACCTAATTGTCCCCTTTGGCCAAAACCTGATCATCACCAATATTGGCGTGGGCATCTTCCTGTGGATTGCCCTCTCTAGCATTCAGCCCATCGGCTTGCTGATGGCGGGGTATGCCTCCAATAATAAATACGCCCTCCTGGGGGGTCTGCGGGCAGCAGCCCAGTCCATTAGCTATGAAATTCCCCTGGCCTTGGCGGTGTTGGCGGTGGTGATGATGTCCAACTCCCTCAGCACGGTGGACATTGTCCAGCAGCAGTCAGGGTATGGGATTCTGGGCTGGAATATCTGGCGGCAACCAGCGGGTTTTCTGATCTTCTGGATCTCTGCCCTGGCCGAATGTGAGCGCTTACCCTTTGACTTGCCAGAAGCCGAGGAAGAATTGGTAGCTGGCTACCAAACTGAGTACTCTGGCATGAAATTCGGCCTATTTTATGTGGGATCCTACGTCAACCTGATTTTATCAGCCCTGTTGGTGGCCATTCTCTATTTGGGGGGATGGGAGTCGCCGGTGCCCCTCGATCGCCTCGCGGACTGGATTGGAGTCAGCGCAGCTAACCCGATTCTCCAAATTGTCACCGCTGCCCTGGGGATCACCATGACCCTGATCAAAACCTACGCCCTGGTTTTCATCGCCATCCTGCTGCGTTGGACCTTGCCCCGGGTTCGCATCGACCAATTATTAGATTTGGGTTGGAAGTTTTTGCTGCCGGTCTCTTTGGTTAACCTACTCCTAACGGCTGCCCTGAAGATCACCTTTCCCGTCGCATTTGGAGGCTAG
- a CDS encoding DUF948 domain-containing protein has translation MTEPLFWLAFSLFLVAISLTAVLVAAVPALQELARAARSAEKLFDTLARELPPTLDAIRLTGLEISELTEDVTEGVKNAGNVARQVDDSMAEVRRQARQAQRTRRSITAGVKAAWKTFTRPSPPPKPTVLGQKVPESLRPTPRPLLNLGDRTPPPTSSYPASPSDENWITPPPPSQPPRSIQEP, from the coding sequence GTGACCGAACCCCTTTTCTGGCTTGCATTCTCCCTATTCCTAGTGGCCATCAGCTTAACGGCTGTCTTAGTGGCGGCAGTCCCTGCCCTGCAAGAACTGGCACGGGCGGCTCGCAGTGCAGAGAAGCTCTTCGATACCCTTGCCCGTGAGCTGCCCCCCACCCTAGATGCGATCCGACTCACCGGGCTGGAAATCTCAGAACTGACCGAGGATGTGACAGAAGGGGTAAAAAACGCAGGCAACGTCGCCCGCCAAGTGGATGACAGCATGGCAGAGGTACGGCGACAAGCTCGCCAAGCCCAACGCACTCGCCGCAGCATCACTGCCGGGGTTAAGGCTGCCTGGAAAACCTTTACCCGCCCTTCCCCCCCTCCCAAGCCCACTGTTCTGGGCCAAAAGGTGCCGGAATCCCTACGCCCCACCCCTCGCCCCCTCCTCAATTTGGGCGATCGCACCCCGCCCCCAACATCTTCTTACCCTGCCTCCCCCTCCGACGAAAACTGGATCACTCCCCCGCCCCCCAGCCAGCCCCCCCGGAGCATCCAGGAACCCTAG
- the mtnA gene encoding S-methyl-5-thioribose-1-phosphate isomerase, with protein sequence MLNSLNLPETLTWKAGEFYLLDQTQLPLATVIEKQETLEQVWDSIKRLKVRGAPAIGVAGAYGLVLGLQGKTDLDRPRFLAELERQAAYLDSARPTAVNLHWALTRMVEKANALGDLPVADLYSQLEAEAIQIHTEDRQLCRQIGEQGQGLIQPQMGVLTHCNAGSLATSELGTALAPLYLAHQGGVPFKVYADETRPLLQGARLTTWELQQAGIDVTLICDNMAAHLMSQGLINLVIVGTDRVAANGDVANKIGTLGVAILAHYFKIPFYVACPYSTIDFHTPDGQAIVIEERGEEEVTHFGLKRTAPEGMAVRNPAFDVTPHHLVTGLITERGIIRSPLATNLQQMYAS encoded by the coding sequence ATGCTCAATTCCCTCAATCTGCCCGAAACCTTAACTTGGAAAGCGGGAGAATTCTATCTGCTGGATCAAACCCAGTTGCCCTTAGCAACGGTGATTGAAAAACAGGAAACCCTAGAACAGGTGTGGGATTCCATCAAGCGCTTGAAGGTGCGAGGTGCCCCCGCCATTGGGGTTGCTGGAGCCTATGGATTGGTGTTGGGTTTGCAGGGTAAGACTGACCTCGATCGCCCCCGGTTCTTGGCAGAACTAGAGCGTCAAGCGGCCTATTTAGACAGCGCCCGCCCCACCGCCGTTAACCTCCATTGGGCGCTAACCCGCATGGTAGAGAAGGCCAACGCCTTGGGGGATCTGCCGGTAGCCGATCTATATAGCCAGTTAGAAGCTGAAGCCATTCAAATTCACACCGAAGACCGCCAACTCTGCCGTCAAATTGGGGAACAGGGTCAAGGTTTGATTCAGCCCCAGATGGGGGTTCTGACCCATTGCAATGCGGGTTCCTTGGCGACTTCAGAACTGGGTACAGCCCTCGCGCCCCTGTACTTAGCCCATCAAGGGGGGGTTCCCTTTAAGGTTTACGCCGATGAGACGCGGCCCTTGTTGCAGGGGGCACGGCTGACCACCTGGGAACTACAACAGGCGGGTATTGATGTCACTCTCATTTGTGACAATATGGCGGCCCACCTCATGTCCCAAGGTCTGATTAACTTGGTGATTGTGGGCACCGATCGCGTGGCCGCCAATGGCGACGTGGCCAATAAAATTGGCACCTTGGGGGTGGCGATCTTGGCCCACTATTTCAAGATTCCCTTCTATGTGGCCTGTCCCTATTCCACCATTGATTTCCACACCCCCGACGGTCAAGCCATTGTGATTGAGGAACGGGGCGAGGAGGAAGTGACCCACTTTGGTCTCAAGCGCACGGCTCCGGAGGGAATGGCGGTGCGCAACCCTGCCTTTGATGTCACGCCCCATCATTTAGTGACGGGACTGATTACGGAGCGGGGGATTATTCGGTCTCCCTTGGCCACCAATTTGCAGCAGATGTATGCTTCCTAA
- a CDS encoding YtxH domain-containing protein, translated as MVSNRPKSSPWSGLIVGAAVGTVVGLLTAPQSGKATRQQIKKSLKTVPHLADEVAQNCQTHTSRWSAIALHRWQDLVWRCQSAIADGLDATQQAHQDSTTDTVAVAAYRYDEESDGVPDRGLAESQTEGSVPTSPSSLA; from the coding sequence ATGGTCTCAAACCGTCCCAAATCGTCCCCCTGGAGTGGTCTCATTGTAGGGGCTGCCGTGGGTACTGTGGTGGGCTTACTCACAGCCCCCCAGTCCGGTAAAGCAACCCGTCAGCAGATCAAAAAATCCCTCAAAACCGTTCCGCACCTCGCCGATGAGGTGGCCCAGAACTGTCAAACCCACACGAGTCGTTGGTCCGCGATCGCCCTGCACCGTTGGCAGGATCTGGTTTGGCGCTGTCAGTCCGCGATCGCAGACGGACTGGATGCCACTCAACAAGCCCACCAGGATAGCACCACCGATACGGTGGCCGTAGCAGCCTATCGATATGACGAGGAATCCGACGGTGTGCCAGACCGGGGCTTGGCAGAGTCTCAGACCGAGGGATCGGTGCCCACCTCACCCTCGTCGTTGGCGTAA
- a CDS encoding citrate synthase, giving the protein MSIDEYKPGLEGVPATLSSISYVDGQKGVLEYRGIPIEQLAQNSNFLETAYLLIWGTLPSTEELTSFEQEIYQHRRLKYRIRDMMKCFPESGHPMDALQSCAAALGLFYARRALDDPAYIHRAVVRLLAKIPTMVAAFQLMRKGNDPVQPRDDLNYAANFLYMLNEKQPDPLAARIFDVCLILHAEHTINASTFSAMVTASTLTDPYAVIASAVGTLAGPLHGGANEEVLDMLENIGTVDRVANYVDECIATKSRIMGFGHRVYKVKDPRATILQGLVEQLFDEFGSDLYYGIALELERVVSDRLGHKGIYPNVDFYSGLVYRKLGIPTDLFTPVFAIARVAGWLAHWKEQLAANRIFRPTQIYTGNHGQSYVKLDDRSTPLPPGLLALGQEL; this is encoded by the coding sequence ATGTCGATCGACGAATATAAGCCTGGACTAGAAGGAGTTCCAGCCACCCTTTCCAGCATTAGTTATGTCGATGGTCAAAAGGGGGTGTTGGAATATCGCGGGATCCCCATTGAACAACTTGCCCAGAACAGTAATTTTTTAGAAACTGCTTATCTGTTGATCTGGGGTACCTTACCCAGCACCGAAGAACTCACCAGCTTTGAACAAGAGATTTACCAGCATCGGCGGCTGAAATATCGAATTCGGGACATGATGAAATGTTTTCCCGAAAGTGGCCACCCCATGGATGCCCTCCAGTCCTGTGCCGCTGCCCTGGGTCTGTTTTATGCCCGCCGTGCCTTAGATGACCCAGCCTATATCCATCGGGCAGTGGTACGTCTTCTGGCCAAGATTCCCACCATGGTGGCCGCTTTTCAGTTGATGCGCAAAGGCAACGATCCCGTACAACCTCGGGATGATTTGAACTATGCGGCCAACTTTCTCTATATGCTCAATGAGAAACAGCCCGATCCCCTGGCCGCTCGCATTTTTGATGTTTGTTTAATTCTCCACGCCGAACACACCATTAACGCCTCCACCTTCTCCGCTATGGTGACGGCTTCCACCCTCACCGATCCCTATGCAGTCATTGCATCGGCAGTGGGCACCTTAGCCGGACCGCTCCATGGGGGAGCCAACGAAGAAGTCCTGGACATGCTGGAAAACATTGGCACCGTCGATCGCGTTGCCAATTATGTAGACGAATGCATTGCCACCAAGTCTCGGATCATGGGCTTTGGCCACCGAGTCTATAAAGTCAAAGATCCCCGTGCAACCATTTTGCAGGGCTTAGTCGAACAACTGTTTGATGAATTTGGCAGTGATTTGTACTATGGCATTGCCCTAGAACTAGAACGGGTGGTGTCCGATCGCCTGGGCCATAAGGGAATTTACCCCAATGTCGATTTTTACTCCGGCCTCGTGTACCGAAAGCTGGGCATTCCCACGGATTTGTTCACGCCGGTCTTTGCCATTGCGCGGGTGGCTGGCTGGCTGGCCCACTGGAAAGAACAACTGGCGGCTAACCGCATTTTCCGCCCCACCCAAATCTATACCGGCAACCATGGTCAGTCCTATGTCAAGTTGGACGATCGCAGTACTCCCTTACCTCCCGGTCTGTTGGCCTTGGGCCAGGAGCTGTAA
- a CDS encoding DUF6816 family protein — MKIGCIKTGCIKTGCIKTATPWLQGLQGLGCAGAQVVQSLGQWLGWLLVWGVLWVGVTPGVEAGALADRIADFPHWIHPPVTRPVQGDLVYPQWFEGTWQATSTLVEQVAPLAPGVVTPGFDRNSSQLQKPVSFPVRFVRQIPPQDRVNTFLLLPPAQDSQVVADRAFNGLSIAQAYVGESGVVSVTVNDRNPNEQLTRLQGNVQLLTVVSDRATETPNSTQFITTEVCQQIFRGLSSPFLNIVETTTAYQYQPPLAHQPARISADQITAIYLSPQDPDYFKAGDHPVALYRYQLHLQRL, encoded by the coding sequence ATGAAGATAGGTTGCATTAAAACAGGTTGCATTAAAACAGGTTGCATTAAGACGGCCACTCCATGGCTCCAGGGCTTGCAGGGGCTGGGATGTGCTGGAGCGCAGGTGGTTCAATCCCTAGGGCAATGGCTTGGGTGGCTGCTGGTTTGGGGGGTGCTGTGGGTGGGGGTTACCCCTGGGGTGGAGGCTGGTGCCTTGGCCGATCGCATCGCTGATTTTCCCCACTGGATCCATCCCCCTGTTACCCGTCCGGTTCAGGGGGATTTAGTCTATCCCCAGTGGTTTGAAGGCACCTGGCAGGCCACCAGTACCCTCGTGGAACAGGTGGCTCCCCTGGCCCCAGGGGTGGTAACCCCTGGGTTTGACCGCAACTCGTCCCAATTGCAAAAGCCCGTCTCCTTTCCGGTGCGTTTTGTCCGCCAAATCCCTCCCCAGGATCGCGTTAACACCTTTTTGCTGTTGCCTCCGGCCCAGGATAGCCAGGTGGTGGCCGATCGTGCCTTTAATGGCTTAAGCATTGCCCAAGCCTATGTGGGGGAGTCAGGGGTGGTCAGCGTGACGGTGAACGATCGCAACCCCAATGAACAACTGACTCGGCTCCAGGGCAATGTCCAACTCCTGACCGTGGTCAGCGATCGTGCCACGGAAACCCCCAATTCCACCCAGTTCATCACCACGGAAGTCTGTCAGCAAATCTTTCGTGGCCTGTCGAGTCCCTTTCTCAACATTGTCGAAACTACCACGGCATATCAGTATCAGCCCCCGCTAGCCCATCAGCCTGCCCGCATCTCCGCCGACCAAATCACTGCCATTTACCTATCCCCCCAAGATCCCGATTATTTCAAGGCCGGGGATCATCCCGTCGCCCTCTATCGTTATCAACTTCATTTGCAGCGGCTTTGA